The nucleotide sequence CCGTAAAGGGGACAAGGTGGACGCCCGGGTGGACGGCGCGCGGCGCGCGCGCACGGAGGCCCACCACACGGCGACCCACCTGCTCCAGGCTGCCCTGCGTCAGGTTGTCGGCGACCATGTCCACCAGGCGGGCTCCTATGTCGGCCCGGACCGCCTGCGCTTTGACTTCACCCATTTCGAGGGCATTTCGGAGGCCCTGCTGGAGGATGTGGAGGCCAGCGTGAACGCCGCCCTCCGCGCGGATGAGTCCGTGGACATCGCCCTGAAGGGGCTGGACGAGGCCCGCGCCGAGGGGGCCATGGCTCTCTTCGGTGAGAAATACGAGGACGTGGTCCGCACGGTCCGCGTCGGCGATGTCAGCCTGGAGCTTTGCGGCGGCTGCCACGTGGCGCGCACGGGCGTCATCGGCTGCGTGAAGATCCTCAGCGAGGCCGCGCTGGCCTCCGGCGTGCGGCGGCTGGAGGCCGTGGCCGGGGAGGCGGCCGTCGAGGTGATCCAGGAGCGCGACCGCCAGCTGCGCGCGTCGGCCCATCTGCTGAGCGCCCGCCCGGACGCGCTGGTGGAGCGCATTTCCGCTCTCCAGGACGAGCTCAAGCGCCTGGGCCGCGAGGTGGACAAGTGGAAGCAGGCCGCCGCCACCGGCGGAACGGACTACCTGAGCCGTGTCGTGGAGGTGAAGGGGGTCAAGGTCCTCGCCGTCGAGGTGGACGGCATGGACGCGAAGGGTCTGCGCCCGGTGCTGGACCAGTTGAAGGACAAGCTGGGGTCCGGCGTCATCGTGCTGGGCAGCGTTGATGACGGCAAGGTGGCCCTGTGCGCCGGCGTGACCAAGGACCTCATGGGCCGCGTGCGGGCCGGGGACGTGGTGGGCAGGATTGCCCCCATCGTTGAGGGCAGCGGCGGCGGCCGGCCCGACATGGCCCAGGCCGGCGGCAAGAAGGTCTCCGCGCTCCCCGAGGCTTTGGCGAACGTCGCCGGGGTCGTGGCGGAACTACTGGGCTAGGGCCTGCAAAAGCGGCCGCAATTCATTCACGGCTGCTCCTGGAGCGGGGAGCAGTGCATCCCGAACGCCTCGGCGACGGCCGGGTAGGTGATCCGCCCGTCCAGCACATTCACCCCCTTGCGAAGCGCCCCATCCTCGGCGACCGCGCGCTCAAAGCCCTTGTCGGCCACAGCGAGGCCGTAGCCGAGGGTCGCGTTGGTGAGGGCGTAGGTCGAGGTGCGCGGCACCGCCCCCGGCATGTTGGCCACGCAATAGTGGACCACGTCGTGCACCAGGTACGTGGGGTTGTCGTGCGTGGTGGGCCGCGCGGTTTCCACGCAGCCCCCCTGGTCAATGGCGATGTCCACCAGGGCGGAACCGGGCCGCATCCGGCGCACCAAATCCCCGGAAACCAGCATTGGGGCGAGGGCGCCCGGCACCAGCACCGCCCCGATCACGAGGTCCGCCTGGGTCACCTCCTCGGCGATGTTCGCCCGGTTCGACATGACGGTGGCGATCCGGCCGCCCATGATGTCGTGCAGGTGGCGCAGGCGCGCCGGATCGATGTCAATCACAGTCACATGGGCGCCCATGCCCACCGCCATCTGGCAGGCGTTGCTTCCCGCCACGCCCGCGCCCAGGATGACCACGTTGGCGGGCTTCACACCGGACACGCCCCCCAGCAGAATCCCGGCGCCGCCGGAAAAGGCCTCCAGACACTGCGCGCCTTTCTGGACAGAAAGGCGGCCCGCCACCTCGCTCATGGGGGTCAGCAGGGGCAGCGACCCGTCGGGCGGCTGGATGGTCTCGTAGGCGATGCCGGTCGCCCGCGCGTCCAGCATGCGCCGGGTCAGCGCCTCGTTCGAGGCCAGATGCAGGTAGGTGTAGAGGATGAGCCCCGGACGCAGGGCCTCCAACTCGGGGCCGAGCGGCTCCTTTACCTTGATCACCATGTCCGCGTCGCGCCAGACGGGGCCGGGCCCCTCCACCAGGGTGGCCCCGGCGGCGCGGTAGGCCTCGTCGGGAATCCCGCTGCCGACCCCCGCCCCGGCCTCCACCAGCACCCGGTGGCCGTGCGACACAAAGGCCGCCACTCCGGAAGGCGCCAGCGCAACGCGGGCCTCGGCGGTTTTGATCTCTTTGGGCACCCCGACGATCATGTGTGTTCCTCCCGTGGCGGGTTCCGGGCGGCCCGCAGGAACCGGCATGCGCGCCCGCCGCCGGCGCGTATCCTACTGCAAAGCCGGGCGGCCGTAAAAGGGAAAACGGCGTCTTTTTTTTGGGCCGGGATCCGGTTTGCTTTTTATTGGAAAGCGGGGTATTCTATCCGGGTTTGCCCCAACCCTAACCCATCGGAGAACAGGTTCCATGAGCAACAGCCTCTCCCGCCGCGCCTTCCTCGCGGCGGCCACCACGTCCGCGGCCCTCACGGCCGGATGCTGCACCGCCGGAAAAATGAACACCGCCAAGGTCGTCCCCCGGAAACTGTCGCCGAACGGGAAGATCAACCTCGCGAGCATTGGCTGCGGCGGGCAGGGTCTGGGCGACACGATGAACTGCTTCAAGTTCAGCGACAAGGTCAATTATGTCGCCCTCTGCGACGTGGACTGGGACCGCTGCGCCGAGGCGTTCTACAAGATCCCCGGCGCGAAGCAGTACAAGGACTACCGGAAGATGCTGGAGGAGATGGACGGCCAGATTGATGGGCTGGTCATCTCCACCCCGGACCACACCCACGCCCCGGCCGCCTACATGTCCATGATGATGGGCAAGCACGTGCGCGTCCAGAAGCCCCTCACCCACACCATCGCCGAGGCGCGCCTGCTGGCCAAGACCGCGAAGGAGACCGGTGTCGTCACCGCCATGGGCAACCAGGGCCACTCCGGCGACGGCGTGCGTGACCTGTGCGAGATGCTGTGGTCGGGTGCCATCGGCGACGTCAAAGAGGCGCACATCTGGACCGACCGCCCCATCTGGCCGCAGGGCATTGAGAAGCCGCTCAAGGAACAGGCCGTTCCCGACACAATGGACTGGGACCTCTGGCTCGGCTGCGCACCCAGGCGCCCCTACAACAAGATGTACGCGCCCTTCAACTGGCGCGGCTGGTGGGATTTCGGCTGCGGCGCCATCGGCGACATGGCCTGCCACATCATGGATCCGGCCTTCTGGGCGCT is from Candidatus Hydrogenedentota bacterium and encodes:
- the ald gene encoding alanine dehydrogenase; translated protein: MIVGVPKEIKTAEARVALAPSGVAAFVSHGHRVLVEAGAGVGSGIPDEAYRAAGATLVEGPGPVWRDADMVIKVKEPLGPELEALRPGLILYTYLHLASNEALTRRMLDARATGIAYETIQPPDGSLPLLTPMSEVAGRLSVQKGAQCLEAFSGGAGILLGGVSGVKPANVVILGAGVAGSNACQMAVGMGAHVTVIDIDPARLRHLHDIMGGRIATVMSNRANIAEEVTQADLVIGAVLVPGALAPMLVSGDLVRRMRPGSALVDIAIDQGGCVETARPTTHDNPTYLVHDVVHYCVANMPGAVPRTSTYALTNATLGYGLAVADKGFERAVAEDGALRKGVNVLDGRITYPAVAEAFGMHCSPLQEQP
- a CDS encoding Gfo/Idh/MocA family oxidoreductase yields the protein MNTAKVVPRKLSPNGKINLASIGCGGQGLGDTMNCFKFSDKVNYVALCDVDWDRCAEAFYKIPGAKQYKDYRKMLEEMDGQIDGLVISTPDHTHAPAAYMSMMMGKHVRVQKPLTHTIAEARLLAKTAKETGVVTAMGNQGHSGDGVRDLCEMLWSGAIGDVKEAHIWTDRPIWPQGIEKPLKEQAVPDTMDWDLWLGCAPRRPYNKMYAPFNWRGWWDFGCGAIGDMACHIMDPAFWALYLGNAPSYTVEVVQEEGMTKQTPPKKSVIKYEFPERETPAGKMAAVTVYWYDGKLLPPRPAGIPESETMGDGDNGSYFVGTKGVLSSGTYGGASRLLPEAVMKDIKKPEQTIPRVPGEDPFLSWVDACLTGGVAQSDFSYAGPLTEVANMGNVALLAGEKIEFDVASMKITNVKSANKYLTKEYRKPFDFMPL